A part of Aegilops tauschii subsp. strangulata cultivar AL8/78 chromosome 2, Aet v6.0, whole genome shotgun sequence genomic DNA contains:
- the LOC109758746 gene encoding uncharacterized protein isoform X1: protein MRISARDKLVNAGKSKRKRLKSTFEVHRKMKRIMPFCWNCFSGLSNHSDHPCLHYATCCWMALAVQACGTGRTVRHGGTAHLRGEKTKVLQVSSTTYRRRQEWLQSCYEMTLTELLYLTWPRSPQNPVSVEYSRLDTYLQSACSVCVRYTVGKHHNASVRSCS from the exons ATGCGAATTTCTGCTAG GGATAAGCTGGTCAATGCAGGAAAATCTAAAAGAAAGCGACTAAAATCAACATTTGAAG TTCATCGAAAAATGAAGAGGATCATGCCTTTCTGTTGGAATTGCTTTTCTGGTTTAAGCAATCATTCAG ATCACCCATGCCTCCACTACGCCACCTGCTGTTGGATGGCACTGGCCGTCCAAGCATGTGGAACTGGAAGGACTGTCCGTCATGGCGGCACAGCTCATCTCAGAGGAGAAAAGACCAAGGTCCTGCAG GTTTCAAGTACTACATATAGGAGGAGGCAGGAGTGGCTGCAATCTTGCTACGAAATGACACTTACGGAGCTTCTTTACCTAACATGGCCAAGAAGTCCGCAAAATCCAGTGAGCGTAGAGTATAGCCGGTTGGATACATATCTGCAGAGTGCATGtagtgtgtgtgtcagatatacAGTGGGAAAACACCACAATGCAAGTGTCAGATCCTGTTCTTGA
- the LOC109758746 gene encoding uncharacterized protein isoform X2, giving the protein MRISARDKLVNAGKSKRKRLKSTFEVHRKMKRIMPFCWNCFSGLSNHSDHPCLHYATCCWMALAVQACGTGRTVRHGGTAHLRGEKTKVLQSSCEGFKYYI; this is encoded by the exons ATGCGAATTTCTGCTAG GGATAAGCTGGTCAATGCAGGAAAATCTAAAAGAAAGCGACTAAAATCAACATTTGAAG TTCATCGAAAAATGAAGAGGATCATGCCTTTCTGTTGGAATTGCTTTTCTGGTTTAAGCAATCATTCAG ATCACCCATGCCTCCACTACGCCACCTGCTGTTGGATGGCACTGGCCGTCCAAGCATGTGGAACTGGAAGGACTGTCCGTCATGGCGGCACAGCTCATCTCAGAGGAGAAAAGACCAAGGTCCTGCAG TCTTCATGTGAAGGTTTCAAGTACTACATATAG
- the LOC109758739 gene encoding uncharacterized protein → MLGQTVEHLWRKLKCKLSIPQLSTGLFSSPPPTPSHATKKNTPRFFLRSVHHLPSVGFTVATEPVDSPCQSLASPTSSPVSSRSRRHTCRPLRSTPTPPHLPTPAQHTHPCARPQRRRRWPRSGSSAPAAATEAPEAVVGAGGARWEPMGTREYYDYRRAIYGDITHKAILVDAAGTLLAPTEPMAQVYRTVGDKYGVKYSEDDILMRTSRPRRAPPNKTLTGALP, encoded by the exons ATGCTGGGTCAAACTGTTGAGCATTTGTGGCGCAAGTTGAAGTGTAAATTGTCAA TCCCACAACTTTCAACCGGTTTATTTTCgtcccctccccccaccccatCCCACGCAACCAAAAAAAACACCCCACGATTTTTTTTACGTTCCGTCCACCACCTCCCTTCCGTTGGTTTTACCGTCGCGACAGAACCCGTGGACTCCCCCTGTCAATCCCTCGCTAGCCCTACCTCGTCTCCCGTCTCCAGTCGCAGCCGCCGCCACACCTGCCGGCCCCTGCGCAGCACACCCACGCCGCCACACCTGCCGACCCCTGCGCAGCACACCCACCCCTGCGCTCGgccacagcggcggcggcggtggccgcGGTCCGGCTCCAGCGCGCCGGCGGCCGCGACGGAGGCCCCGGAGGCGGtcgtcggggcgggcggcgcgaGGTGGGAGCCGATGGGCACGCGGGAGTACTACGACTACCGGCGGGCCATCTACGGCGACATCACGCACAAGGCCATCCTCGTCGACGCCGCCGGCACCCTCCTCGCCCCCACCGAGCCCATGGCCCAG GTGTACAGAACAGTAGGCGATAAGTATGGGGTGAAGTACTCGGAGGATGATATCTTGATGAGGACCTCGAGGCCTCGGAGAGCCCCTCCGAACAAGACGCTCACGGGAGCTCTGCCTTGA
- the LOC109758746 gene encoding uncharacterized protein isoform X3, translating to MRISARDKLVNAGKSKRKRLKSTFEVHRKMKRIMPFCWNCFSGLSNHSDHPCLHYATCCWMALAVQACGTGRTVRHGGTAHLRGEKTKVLQFQKKISLQ from the exons ATGCGAATTTCTGCTAG GGATAAGCTGGTCAATGCAGGAAAATCTAAAAGAAAGCGACTAAAATCAACATTTGAAG TTCATCGAAAAATGAAGAGGATCATGCCTTTCTGTTGGAATTGCTTTTCTGGTTTAAGCAATCATTCAG ATCACCCATGCCTCCACTACGCCACCTGCTGTTGGATGGCACTGGCCGTCCAAGCATGTGGAACTGGAAGGACTGTCCGTCATGGCGGCACAGCTCATCTCAGAGGAGAAAAGACCAAGGTCCTGCAG TTTCAAAAGAAAATTTCTCTTCAGTGA